Proteins from one Impatiens glandulifera chromosome 2, dImpGla2.1, whole genome shotgun sequence genomic window:
- the LOC124926909 gene encoding uncharacterized protein LOC124926909: MAASLFPSLLSTPHEISSSIPHLRRIVLPKSSNIKSFTPLSSSSSSSSSDTLSVESESPINIEDDLLPPANRVGGCKGCGREEIEKGCNGDGRIQGGIATVPGFGWWPIKAYRPCPGFVSSGGRYQRQGQTMDDVVSGSARGTSKSASASTTSKKKNGKNRFKKKTGSSS; encoded by the exons ATGGCAGCATCTTTATTTCCTTCACTACTATCAACTCCTCACGAAATATCGTCTTCCATTCCTCACCTCCGACGGATTGTTCTTCCAAAATCATCAAACATCAAGTCCTTTACTCctctctcctcctcctcctcttcttcttcttctgataCTCTTTCAGTGGAATCTGAATCACCAATCAACATAGAAGATGACTTGTTACCCCCAGCCAACAG AGTCGGGGGTTGTAAAGGGTGTGGGAGAGAAGAAATAGAGAAAGGATGTAATGGTGATGGAAGAATTCAAGGGGGTATTGCGACAGTTCCAGGCTTTGGTTGGTGGCCTATCAAAGCATACAGGCCTTGTCCTGGATTCGTATCTTCTGGAGGTAGATATCAAAGACAAGGACAAACCATGGATGATGTTGTTTCTGGATCAGCAAGAGGAACTAGCAAATCTGCTTCTGCTTCAACAACAAG CAAGAAAAAGAATGGTAAAAACAGATTCAAGAAGAAGACAGGATCATCATCATAA